In Candidatus Nanopelagicales bacterium, a single window of DNA contains:
- a CDS encoding MFS transporter has product MSSASSPTVTAPAGIHNRRWLGLAVIATAQLMVVLDASIVNIALPSAQMDLGISDANRQWVVTAYTLAFGGLLLLGGRIADYVGRKRMFLVGLIGFAAASALGGLAQSGGMLFASRALQGAFAAMLAPAALSLITVTFVEPKERAKAFGVYGAIAGGGAAIGLVLGGILTEYASWRWCLLVNVPIALVAFFAAIPMLAESRAEGNRKYDIPGAITVTAGLVAMVYGFTKAATDGWASAVTLGFIGASLVLLTAFVIIESRSSHPLLPLRVVLDRNRGGSFITSLMVGVALFGMFLFLTFYMQGTLGYSALRSGFAFLPFSAGVILSAGAASRLLPRFGPRPVMTTGLILGMIGMAWLTQIGVDTAYLTHVMPSMILLSVGMGLTFVPLSSTALTGVQKHDAGVASAMVNTTQQIGGSLGTALLNTIAASATTAFVVAHGGQAALPEGIVHGYTVAFTWGAGIMAVAAIVTFTMIKPQQHELEPTSEHTVLVG; this is encoded by the coding sequence ATGTCCTCAGCAAGTTCGCCGACGGTGACCGCACCCGCTGGCATCCATAACCGCCGTTGGCTTGGCCTTGCCGTCATCGCAACTGCCCAGTTGATGGTGGTGCTCGACGCCAGCATCGTCAACATCGCACTGCCATCGGCGCAGATGGACCTAGGCATCTCCGACGCGAACCGGCAGTGGGTCGTGACGGCCTACACGTTGGCGTTCGGCGGTCTGCTACTCCTCGGTGGGCGCATCGCTGACTACGTTGGCCGCAAGCGAATGTTCCTCGTTGGGCTTATTGGATTTGCTGCTGCCTCCGCACTCGGCGGCTTGGCGCAAAGCGGGGGGATGCTGTTCGCCTCCCGCGCGCTGCAGGGCGCGTTCGCCGCGATGTTGGCACCAGCCGCGTTGTCGCTGATTACCGTCACATTCGTTGAACCCAAGGAACGGGCAAAGGCATTCGGCGTCTACGGCGCTATCGCTGGTGGTGGCGCTGCCATCGGCTTGGTCCTCGGAGGAATTCTGACCGAGTACGCATCCTGGCGCTGGTGCCTGTTGGTGAACGTTCCAATTGCGCTGGTCGCCTTCTTCGCGGCCATACCGATGCTCGCCGAGAGTCGCGCAGAGGGTAACCGAAAGTACGACATCCCCGGCGCGATCACCGTTACCGCTGGCCTTGTCGCCATGGTCTACGGATTCACCAAGGCGGCAACCGACGGATGGGCCTCGGCCGTCACGCTGGGCTTCATCGGCGCGTCGTTGGTGCTGCTCACCGCGTTTGTCATCATCGAGTCCCGCAGCTCGCACCCGCTGCTTCCGCTGCGAGTCGTCCTGGACCGCAACCGCGGTGGCTCGTTCATCACGTCGTTGATGGTCGGGGTTGCCCTGTTCGGGATGTTCCTCTTCCTTACCTTCTACATGCAGGGCACGCTGGGCTACTCGGCATTGCGGTCAGGTTTCGCGTTCCTGCCGTTCTCCGCTGGCGTGATCCTTTCCGCAGGTGCGGCCAGCCGGTTGTTGCCACGATTCGGTCCGAGACCCGTCATGACGACCGGTTTGATCCTCGGAATGATCGGCATGGCCTGGTTGACGCAAATCGGCGTTGACACCGCGTACCTCACGCACGTCATGCCATCGATGATTCTGCTGAGCGTCGGAATGGGACTGACGTTCGTTCCACTGTCGAGCACGGCGCTGACCGGCGTGCAGAAACACGATGCCGGTGTCGCCAGCGCGATGGTCAACACGACCCAGCAGATCGGTGGCTCGCTTGGAACCGCCTTGCTCAACACCATCGCCGCGTCGGCAACAACAGCGTTCGTGGTCGCACACGGCGGACAGGCTGCGCTGCCAGAGGGCATCGTCCACGGCTACACCGTTGCGTTTACCTGGGGTGCGGGAATCATGGCGGTAGCCGCGATCGTGACCTTCACGATGATCAAGCCGCAGCAGCACGAGCTGGAACCGACCAGCGAGCACACCGTGCTCGTTGGCTAG